A region from the Bacteroidota bacterium genome encodes:
- a CDS encoding hybrid sensor histidine kinase/response regulator has translation MRLEPGRKYSILLVDDNPTNLNVLWDALRHDGLRLLVAKSGEEAIQRAELAKPELILLDVLMPGIDGFETCRRLKENPETRGIPVIFMTALADTIDKVRGFSLGAVDYITKPFQQEEVMARVETHLVLQDLRRELQQKNDALNRALDHEKELNRLKTGMVSMASHELRRPLTVLSLYSKSLLPKDPGAVTHDQRDAYQKIQKSVRQMTQLLDDVLIATQSETGKLTFEPELADLEDLCRKCAADIQLIDEYSHQLEMTVSASSPVAVVDTRLVQRVVLNLLSNAVKYSPRGTTIRFRVDINEQEAMIQVSDDGIGISKADQEKLFESFQRGGNVGKIAGSGLGLSIVKQCLDLHRGRIRCDSEPNKGTTFSVWIPVRIPVDEPLTGTS, from the coding sequence TTGAGACTTGAACCCGGACGTAAGTATTCGATTCTGCTGGTGGATGACAATCCGACCAATCTGAATGTTCTGTGGGATGCGCTGCGGCACGATGGGTTGCGGCTTCTGGTGGCCAAATCGGGTGAGGAAGCCATTCAGCGGGCTGAACTGGCCAAACCCGAACTGATTCTGCTCGATGTGCTGATGCCGGGTATTGACGGGTTTGAAACCTGCCGCCGGCTGAAGGAAAACCCCGAGACGCGCGGCATTCCGGTGATTTTTATGACCGCACTTGCTGATACCATTGACAAAGTGCGTGGATTTTCTCTGGGAGCCGTGGACTATATCACCAAACCCTTTCAGCAGGAAGAAGTGATGGCCCGGGTGGAAACCCATCTGGTTTTGCAGGATCTGCGCAGGGAACTGCAGCAGAAAAATGATGCCCTGAACCGGGCACTCGATCATGAGAAGGAATTGAACCGACTGAAAACCGGCATGGTCTCCATGGCCTCGCATGAACTGCGGCGTCCGCTGACGGTGCTTTCTTTATATAGTAAGTCACTGCTGCCCAAGGATCCCGGTGCCGTGACCCACGATCAGCGTGATGCGTACCAGAAAATCCAAAAATCGGTTCGCCAGATGACGCAGTTGCTCGATGATGTGCTCATTGCCACCCAATCGGAAACCGGCAAACTCACCTTTGAGCCCGAACTGGCCGATCTGGAAGATCTCTGCCGGAAATGTGCCGCCGATATTCAATTGATCGATGAATATTCCCATCAGTTGGAAATGACGGTGTCGGCTTCCTCTCCGGTGGCAGTGGTCGATACCCGTCTGGTTCAGCGGGTGGTTCTGAATCTGCTCAGCAACGCTGTTAAGTATTCGCCCCGGGGCACCACTATCCGGTTCCGGGTGGATATCAATGAACAGGAAGCCATGATTCAGGTGTCGGATGATGGCATTGGCATTTCGAAAGCCGATCAGGAAAAACTGTTCGAAAGCTTCCAGCGGGGCGGTAATGTTGGCAAAATTGCCGGTTCCGGACTGGGGCTTTCCATTGTAAAGCAATGTCTGGATCTGCACCGTGGCCGAATCCGGTGTGACAGCGAGCCCAACAAAGGCACCACCTTTTCTGTCTGGATTCCCGTTCGCATTCCCGTCGATGAACCGCTGACGGGAACGAGCTGA